In Paramisgurnus dabryanus chromosome 7, PD_genome_1.1, whole genome shotgun sequence, the following are encoded in one genomic region:
- the eno1b gene encoding LOW QUALITY PROTEIN: enolase 1b, (alpha) (The sequence of the model RefSeq protein was modified relative to this genomic sequence to represent the inferred CDS: inserted 1 base in 1 codon), translating to MSILKKHAREIFDSRGNPTVEVDLCTEKGLFRVAVPSGASTGIYEALELRDDDKSRYLGKGVSKAVDHVNQTIAPALISQGIPVVEQEKIDQFMLELDGTENKSKLGANAILGVSLAVXKAGAAEKGVPLYRHIADLAGNPEVILPVPAFNVINGGSHAGNKLAMQEFMILPVGASSFKEAMRIGAEVYHNLKNVIKEKYGKDATNVGDEGGFAPNILENKEALELLKNAISKAGYTDEIVIGMDVAASEFYRDGKYDLDFKSPDDPSRYISPDELADLYKSFIQDYPVVSIEDPFDQDDLEAWINFTNTTSIQVVGDDLTVTNPKRIAKAVESKACNCLLLKVNQIGSVTESLQACKMAQSSGWGVMVSHRSGETEDTFIADLVVGLCTGQIKTGAPCRSERLAKYNQILRIEEELGDKACFAGKNFRNPLN from the exons ATGTCTATCCTGAAAAAACATGCCCGTGAGATTTTTGATTCTAGGGGTAACCCCACTGTGGAGGTGGACCTCTGCACAGAAAAAG GTCTGTTTCGGGTTGCTGTCCCCAGTGGAGCATCAACTGGAatttatgaagctttagagctAAGAGACGATGATAAGTCACGTTATCTGGGCAAAG GTGTTTCAAAGGCTGTTGATCATGTGAATCAAACTATTGCACCTGCACTGATCAGCCAG GGAATTCCAGTAGTTGAGCAGGAGAAGATTGACCAGTTCATGCTGGAATTGGATGGGACTGAAAACAAGT CTAAATTAGGTGCCAATGCCATCCTGGGTGTGTCCCTGGCTG TGAAGGCAGGGGCTGCAGAGAAAGGTGTTCCTCTCTATCGCCACATCGCTGACCTTGCTGGAAACCCAGAGGTTATTCTGCCTGTCCCG GCATTTAATGTGATCAATGGTGGCTCGCATGCAGGCAATAAGTTGGCCATGCAGGAATTTATGATACTGCCAGTTGGGGCCAGTAGTTTTAAGGAGGCCATGCGCATTGGCGCAGAGGTGTACCACAATCTAAAGAATGTTATTAAGGAGAAGTATGGTAAGGATGCCACTAATGTTGGCGATGAGGGAGGATTTGCACCCAACATCCTGGAAAACAAGGAAG CCTTGGAGCTGCTGAAGAATGCCATTAGTAAAGCTGGATACACGGATGAGATTGTGATTGGCATGGATGTGGCTGCATCAGAGTTTTATCGTGATGGGAAGTATGACTTGGACTTTAAATCTCCAGATGATCCAAGTCGATACATCAGCCCTGATGAACTTGCTGACCTCTATAAGAGTTTTATTCAGGACTATCCAG TGGTCTCTATTGAGGACCCCTTTGACCAGGATGACTTGGAAGCATGGATCAATTTCACTAACACCACAAGCATCCAGGTGGTGGGAGATGATCTCACCGTCACCAACCCTAAACGTATTGCTAAAGCAGTGGAGAGCAAGGCTTGCAACTGCCTGTTGCTCAAAGTCAACCAGATTGGTAGCGTTACTGAATCCCTGCAGGC ATGTAAGATGGCTCAGTCCAGTGGTTGGGGTGTGATGGTGAGCCATCGCTCTGGAGAAACAGAGGACACATTCATTGCTGATCTAGTTGTTGGACTTTGCACTGGACAG ATTAAAACGGGAGCCCCATGTCGTTCTGAGCGCTTGGCGAAGTACAACCAGATTCTCAG AATTGAAGAGGAGCTGGGGGACAAAGCTTGCTTTGCTGGGAAAAACTTCAGAAATCCACTGAACTGA